A DNA window from Verrucomicrobiia bacterium contains the following coding sequences:
- a CDS encoding transposase has translation MEVPGTVTGIFLRDLRTGAARVLAQTEGHQHEWAAVKARPWSDFLWRPNAKGTILVIDPVAVDFAFLRGAKFKGGFTVITRTKSNLVVRQSKPLEWIKKDPRNKGVLSDERVWFAEPGEFRRVRYQDPETGEVHEFLTTEFRLPPGVIAQLYRLRWDIEKFFDVCENLLGEKRAWGLGPIPAQVQNEFLVLVHNLLLLLSARLEAQEGIRDEKVEIRYEAAVKNREATAQSKGRTVSPFVRILRLITRWSSQFTRWMQDAILSGWDWHAGIEKLRPLMRAYLR, from the coding sequence ATGGAGGTGCCGGGCACCGTCACCGGCATCTTTCTGCGAGACCTTCGGACCGGGGCCGCACGGGTTCTGGCCCAGACGGAGGGACATCAACACGAATGGGCTGCCGTCAAAGCCCGCCCGTGGAGCGACTTCCTTTGGCGCCCCAACGCCAAGGGCACCATTCTGGTTATCGATCCGGTTGCCGTGGACTTCGCGTTCCTGCGGGGCGCGAAGTTCAAGGGCGGCTTCACGGTGATCACCCGCACCAAATCGAATCTGGTCGTTCGCCAGTCCAAGCCGCTGGAATGGATCAAGAAGGACCCGCGCAACAAAGGCGTGCTCTCCGATGAGCGGGTGTGGTTCGCAGAACCGGGGGAATTTCGACGGGTTCGCTATCAGGATCCGGAAACGGGTGAGGTTCACGAGTTCTTGACCACGGAGTTCCGTCTGCCGCCAGGGGTCATCGCTCAGCTCTACCGGCTGCGCTGGGATATCGAGAAGTTCTTCGATGTGTGTGAGAATCTCCTGGGGGAGAAGCGGGCTTGGGGATTGGGTCCGATACCCGCGCAGGTTCAGAACGAGTTCCTGGTCTTGGTGCACAACCTCCTGCTCCTTTTGAGCGCGCGACTGGAGGCTCAGGAGGGAATCCGGGATGAGAAAGTGGAGATCCGGTATGAAGCGGCGGTAAAGAACCGAGAGGCGACCGCGCAGTCCAAGGGCCGGACGGTGTCTCCATTCGTGCGGATACTACGACTGATCACCCGATGGAGCAGCCAGTTCACGCGTTGGATGCAGGATGCGATTCTCTCCGGTTGGGACTGGCATGCTGGAATTGAGAAGCTGCGCCCGCTGATGCGCGCCTACCTTCGCTAA